From the genome of Scytonema hofmannii PCC 7110, one region includes:
- a CDS encoding Calvin cycle protein CP12, with amino-acid sequence MSNIQDKIDQEVEQARATCDVTGSTSGECAAAWDAVEELQAEASHQRQAKRKNSLEQYCDANPEADECRVYED; translated from the coding sequence ATGAGCAACATCCAAGACAAAATCGATCAAGAAGTTGAACAAGCCCGTGCTACATGTGACGTCACAGGTAGTACTTCTGGTGAATGTGCAGCAGCTTGGGATGCAGTGGAAGAACTACAAGCTGAGGCTTCTCACCAACGTCAAGCAAAGCGCAAAAACTCCCTGGAGCAATATTGTGATGCCAACCCAGAAGCAGATGAGTGCAGAGTTTACGAAGATTAA
- a CDS encoding DUF3177 family protein: protein MNEVWFRPLVWIDYRLAVLFTLILPIILLLWAFVQKAEAIQRLLLIYWRVASLLAITIYLMIGGFGVSFISGFMARILIPVSLWFWIDLNDEIEYQSDGLLKLIFTSWRWATTIYCILGAFALIPFIGCAVSETAIATSYCRVWFEAPLMFKDYFHHDTKPGFLGFLGIVGLVIYVLYLSYFVLIKLGKQGRSATPQ from the coding sequence ATGAATGAAGTCTGGTTTCGTCCCCTAGTTTGGATAGACTACCGATTAGCGGTATTATTTACACTCATTTTGCCTATAATTTTGCTACTTTGGGCTTTTGTACAAAAAGCTGAAGCCATACAACGCTTACTTCTAATTTACTGGCGAGTCGCCAGTTTACTAGCTATTACAATTTACTTAATGATTGGTGGATTTGGCGTTAGTTTTATTTCAGGATTCATGGCTCGTATTTTAATTCCTGTTTCATTATGGTTCTGGATAGATCTAAATGATGAAATAGAGTATCAGTCAGACGGACTTCTAAAGTTGATTTTTACTTCATGGCGTTGGGCTACCACCATTTACTGTATTTTAGGTGCATTCGCTTTGATCCCTTTCATCGGTTGTGCTGTTTCTGAAACTGCGATCGCAACATCATATTGTCGCGTCTGGTTTGAAGCACCGCTTATGTTTAAAGATTATTTCCATCACGATACAAAACCAGGATTTCTTGGCTTTCTTGGCATTGTTGGTTTAGTCATCTACGTACTTTATCTAAGCTATTTTGTCCTGATTAAGTTAGGTAAACAAGGACGCTCAGCTACACCTCAATAG
- a CDS encoding DUF6887 family protein, which translates to MTLANYEAMNLDELRQYVLTHREDISAFHVYVDRSKAVGRMITINPDDPNWEENLEQKIQQATSGEAESQ; encoded by the coding sequence GCAAACTATGAGGCGATGAACCTTGATGAGTTACGTCAGTATGTCCTAACTCACCGAGAAGACATAAGTGCTTTTCATGTCTATGTTGATCGTTCAAAAGCCGTAGGGCGAATGATTACAATTAATCCAGATGACCCAAATTGGGAGGAGAATTTAGAGCAGAAGATTCAGCAAGCAACCTCTGGTGAAGCAGAGTCACAATAG